A part of Candidatus Omnitrophota bacterium genomic DNA contains:
- a CDS encoding ATP synthase F0 subunit C has translation MLRNLTIIIIMFLSTFGPALVIGLVGAAAVKAVGRNPSASARILSAMIIAFLFAEAIAVLAILMVFNIFK, from the coding sequence ATGCTGCGCAATCTTACTATTATAATAATAATGTTCTTGAGCACCTTCGGGCCGGCGCTCGTCATAGGGCTCGTCGGCGCGGCCGCGGTTAAGGCGGTAGGTAGGAATCCATCGGCCTCGGCGCGTATATTATCCGCGATGATAATAGCGTTTCTCTTCGCTGAAGCCATAGCGGTGCTCGCGATACTTATGGTCTTCAATATATTTAAATAG
- a CDS encoding F0F1 ATP synthase subunit delta produces MLLQLVALQVITFIAIAVLLKILFSRHLNSALKRLKTLQDEAMLRENQLKEELDGAKKDRLEEIEKGKKEAKALIDQAKKEVEAIRTGAEDDARQQGKNIFAHGQEELEKIKAKMESDMEGRSLQLAVDLISYTFSHKGKEDLQRQFIAELIDEIADLEKNKFSVKTNKAHILTSFPLTDKEKEKLKKVLSEKMGLAVTITEKITPELITGLIIQLDALEIDGSLKNRLRKALPLLKKQ; encoded by the coding sequence ATGCTTTTACAGCTGGTAGCGTTACAAGTTATCACTTTTATCGCGATAGCCGTTCTTTTAAAGATATTATTTTCCCGCCATCTAAATTCCGCGCTCAAAAGGCTCAAAACACTTCAGGACGAGGCAATGCTGCGTGAAAACCAATTAAAAGAAGAACTCGACGGCGCCAAAAAAGACAGGCTTGAAGAGATAGAGAAAGGGAAAAAAGAAGCCAAAGCTCTTATAGACCAGGCGAAGAAGGAAGTTGAGGCAATCAGGACTGGGGCCGAGGATGACGCGAGGCAACAGGGTAAAAATATCTTCGCGCACGGTCAGGAAGAGCTTGAGAAGATAAAGGCAAAGATGGAGTCGGATATGGAGGGTAGATCATTGCAGCTGGCGGTAGATCTTATCTCTTACACCTTCAGCCATAAGGGCAAGGAAGATCTTCAGCGGCAATTCATAGCCGAGCTCATAGACGAGATAGCCGATCTGGAGAAGAACAAATTTTCTGTAAAGACAAACAAGGCGCATATATTAACGAGTTTTCCATTGACCGATAAAGAGAAGGAGAAGCTCAAGAAGGTCCTGTCCGAAAAGATGGGTTTAGCCGTTACAATAACAGAAAAGATAACACCGGAATTGATAACAGGTTTAATTATACAGCTCGATGCTTTGGAGATAGACGGCAGTTTGAAGAACAGGCTGCGCAAGGCGCTGCCGCTTTTAAAAAAGCAATAA
- a CDS encoding F0F1 ATP synthase subunit alpha: MQKSTVISSLDIREVGAVKEVKQGIVKVSGLPSCIFGQLVDFGHGQKGMVMGFNQYEVLVIVLGDDSSINTGDTVTSRSELLTVPVGPGFVGRVVDCLARPIDARGDIKAADNYPVFREALGVMEREPVTAPLETGTKILDMVIPIGKGQRELVIGDRQTGKTSIALDAILNQKGKNVICIYCYIGGSQSALKKTMSLLNEKAASPYTIVLCATASSTPAEQYLAPYVAACLGEYFMFNGQDVLLIFDDLTKHAWAYRQLSLLLERPPGREAYPGDIFYIHSQLMERAGKLKAGLGGGTMTFLPIASTLQGDITGYIQSNLVSMTDGQIYLSSALFYEGFKPAIDLGLSVSRIGSKVQSPAIRNVSGGLRLQYAQYRELQRLTRLRTKLSKEAMDQIRRGETLRELLIQENGKPVSMAEEIVIFYAFKKRILEILKPDVLKNFKREFFKYLCNVEPMLVDKIEKEQTLTDDITTSLDRNIVNYFQDTNHLTKAHGSS, encoded by the coding sequence ATGCAAAAGAGTACAGTTATTTCGAGCCTCGATATACGCGAGGTAGGCGCTGTAAAAGAAGTAAAACAGGGCATAGTAAAAGTATCGGGACTTCCTTCCTGCATATTTGGCCAGCTGGTCGATTTTGGCCACGGCCAAAAGGGTATGGTGATGGGGTTCAATCAGTACGAAGTCCTTGTCATCGTGCTCGGCGACGATTCCAGTATTAATACAGGTGATACCGTAACGAGCCGTTCTGAGTTATTGACGGTTCCCGTCGGGCCGGGGTTTGTCGGGCGTGTCGTGGACTGTCTTGCCAGGCCTATAGATGCCAGAGGCGACATAAAGGCGGCCGATAATTATCCGGTCTTCCGCGAGGCGCTCGGAGTTATGGAGCGCGAGCCGGTGACAGCGCCGCTAGAGACGGGAACAAAGATACTTGATATGGTGATCCCGATAGGCAAGGGCCAGAGAGAACTTGTAATCGGCGACCGGCAGACGGGGAAGACATCTATCGCGCTCGACGCTATCCTGAATCAAAAAGGCAAAAATGTTATCTGCATATACTGCTATATAGGCGGCAGCCAGTCCGCGCTTAAAAAAACGATGAGCCTTTTAAATGAAAAAGCCGCGTCGCCATACACAATTGTTTTATGCGCTACCGCATCGAGTACGCCTGCCGAACAATACCTTGCGCCATATGTAGCCGCGTGTCTGGGCGAATATTTCATGTTCAATGGCCAGGATGTCCTGCTCATCTTCGATGATCTTACAAAACACGCGTGGGCATACAGGCAATTATCGCTTTTGTTGGAACGGCCGCCGGGCAGAGAAGCTTACCCGGGCGATATATTTTATATCCATTCGCAGTTGATGGAACGCGCCGGTAAATTAAAGGCAGGCCTTGGCGGCGGAACGATGACATTTTTACCTATAGCATCCACGCTGCAGGGCGATATCACAGGTTATATACAGTCGAACCTGGTTTCAATGACCGACGGGCAGATATATTTAAGTTCCGCCTTATTCTATGAAGGGTTTAAGCCGGCGATAGATCTTGGCTTGTCCGTTTCGCGTATAGGAAGCAAAGTTCAGTCTCCCGCTATACGTAATGTAAGCGGAGGCTTAAGGCTCCAATATGCGCAGTACCGAGAACTCCAGAGACTTACAAGGCTAAGGACGAAATTGTCCAAAGAGGCCATGGATCAGATAAGGCGGGGCGAGACCTTAAGAGAGCTTCTTATACAGGAGAACGGCAAGCCCGTGAGCATGGCCGAAGAGATAGTGATATTCTACGCGTTCAAAAAACGCATTCTGGAAATCCTGAAGCCGGATGTGCTGAAAAATTTTAAAAGAGAATTCTTCAAGTATCTTTGCAACGTAGAACCGATGCTGGTCGACAAAATAGAAAAAGAGCAGACGCTTACCGACGATATAACGACGTCGCTGGACCGTAATATAGTGAACTATTTCCAGGATACGAACCATTTGACAAAAGCTCATGGTTCGTCCTGA
- a CDS encoding F0F1 ATP synthase subunit gamma, with protein MIPIAELKQNLELNKSLGSVIETLKAGSAIQVREFQAKRRASDKLFMMLKECFDAISKRGAIKHPLFFYDKELPSCIILVTSDDGFVGELNSAVINAALEERKSQNDEIVVLGERGAGYFEDRSESFIPFPGISEDIKPAELRSIKKHIISRYSNKRIGQVKIVYPESTSVGSWKVAVTQLLPLVPAQLMSDTAQNTSNIDLKDLLIEPSINSVAEGLVNLWLDVVLYNIFWSSKFSEFGARLMHLEGSEQELGRMKQQLSLQYFKHVHALADRTIREILSARIGLGKAS; from the coding sequence ATGATCCCAATAGCGGAGTTAAAGCAGAATCTGGAGTTGAATAAAAGCCTGGGCTCCGTAATCGAAACGCTCAAGGCCGGCAGCGCTATACAGGTGAGAGAATTTCAGGCAAAAAGACGGGCGTCGGATAAATTATTCATGATGCTTAAAGAGTGCTTCGATGCTATATCTAAGAGAGGCGCGATAAAGCATCCATTATTCTTCTATGATAAAGAACTCCCTTCCTGCATTATCTTGGTTACATCAGACGATGGTTTTGTCGGGGAGTTAAACTCGGCTGTTATAAACGCCGCGTTGGAAGAGAGGAAGAGCCAGAACGACGAAATTGTCGTTTTGGGTGAAAGAGGGGCGGGTTATTTTGAAGACCGCAGCGAATCGTTTATACCCTTTCCCGGTATAAGCGAAGATATAAAACCTGCGGAACTAAGGAGCATTAAAAAACATATAATTAGCCGTTATTCAAATAAAAGGATCGGGCAGGTAAAGATAGTTTATCCGGAATCGACGAGTGTGGGATCGTGGAAAGTTGCCGTTACCCAGCTATTGCCGTTAGTTCCGGCCCAGCTAATGTCCGATACGGCGCAGAACACAAGTAATATAGATCTTAAAGATCTTCTGATAGAGCCTTCTATAAACAGCGTTGCGGAAGGGCTGGTTAATCTTTGGCTGGATGTTGTGCTTTATAATATATTCTGGTCGAGCAAATTTTCCGAATTTGGAGCGCGGCTCATGCATCTTGAAGGCAGCGAGCAGGAGCTTGGGCGCATGAAACAGCAATTATCGCTGCAGTATTTTAAGCATGTGCATGCGTTGGCCGACAGGACAATACGTGAGATATTGAGCGCTCGTATAGGATTAGGAAAGGCATCATGA
- the atpD gene encoding F0F1 ATP synthase subunit beta has translation MSNMGKVIAVSGPIVDVQFESHDDMPAMYEIMTLKTCELKDVVLEVVEHRENNICRCIALAPTYGIQRNSPVKSTGQYLLVPHAENVFGRIVNVMGQPIDGKGPIKGDSLVSTRRKIKPEVLYSDKKIELRYEIMETGIKIIDILFPLMKGSKTGIIGGAGLGKSVLILEIIHNVITKRRGSCVFAGIGERIREGNELYYEFVRTGLLDRSVLIFGQMNESPGARFEAANTGVTFAESLQDKGQDVLFFMDNVFRFSQAGSELSALLGRIPSETGYQPTLTTEISQFHERIRSREGASITSVEAVYVPADDLTDPAVVAIFTHLDSIITLSRSYVQKGIYPAINPLESSSGFIDPYIIGKRHFDIAQEVLRHFQKHDELQRIVSIVGKEELSKQERVIFDRARKLQNFLTQSFFVAEAYTGQKGAYVSLENTIAGCEKIVSGGLDSIPDEKFYMIGQIEEALI, from the coding sequence ATGAGTAATATGGGTAAAGTCATAGCTGTTTCGGGCCCTATAGTCGATGTACAGTTCGAAAGCCATGACGATATGCCGGCGATGTATGAAATAATGACTCTTAAGACATGTGAGCTTAAGGATGTCGTGCTTGAAGTCGTAGAGCACAGAGAAAATAATATATGCCGCTGTATCGCGCTTGCCCCGACGTACGGCATACAGAGAAATTCTCCCGTGAAATCCACCGGCCAGTATCTTCTCGTTCCGCACGCTGAAAACGTATTCGGCCGGATAGTGAATGTAATGGGCCAGCCGATAGACGGGAAAGGGCCGATAAAAGGAGATTCTCTCGTTTCTACAAGGCGTAAGATCAAACCCGAGGTGTTATACTCCGATAAAAAGATAGAATTAAGATACGAGATAATGGAGACGGGAATAAAGATAATAGATATACTCTTTCCGCTTATGAAGGGCTCGAAAACAGGTATTATAGGAGGCGCGGGGTTAGGCAAGAGCGTATTGATACTGGAAATAATACATAATGTCATTACGAAACGTCGCGGCTCATGCGTTTTTGCCGGCATAGGCGAACGTATAAGAGAAGGCAATGAATTGTACTATGAATTTGTAAGAACGGGGTTGCTCGACAGGTCGGTGCTTATATTCGGGCAGATGAATGAATCCCCCGGCGCGAGGTTTGAGGCGGCCAATACAGGTGTCACGTTTGCCGAATCGCTGCAGGACAAGGGCCAGGATGTGCTCTTCTTCATGGATAATGTATTCCGTTTTTCACAGGCGGGAAGCGAATTGTCGGCGCTTTTGGGCAGGATACCGTCCGAGACAGGATACCAGCCGACATTGACGACAGAGATAAGCCAGTTTCACGAGCGTATACGTTCGCGCGAGGGGGCCAGCATTACTTCCGTGGAAGCCGTTTACGTTCCGGCGGATGACCTGACCGACCCGGCCGTAGTGGCTATATTTACGCACCTGGATTCTATAATAACGCTGTCGCGTTCTTACGTTCAGAAAGGCATATATCCCGCGATAAACCCCTTAGAATCATCCTCCGGGTTTATCGATCCTTATATAATAGGTAAACGTCACTTTGATATAGCGCAGGAGGTTTTAAGGCATTTCCAGAAACATGATGAATTGCAGCGCATAGTCTCTATCGTCGGAAAAGAAGAGCTCTCCAAGCAGGAGAGGGTCATATTTGACAGGGCAAGGAAGCTGCAGAATTTTTTAACGCAGTCATTCTTTGTCGCGGAAGCCTATACGGGACAGAAGGGCGCGTATGTGAGCCTGGAAAATACGATAGCGGGTTGTGAAAAGATAGTATCCGGAGGCCTCGATTCCATTCCGGATGAAAAATTTTACATGATAGGCCAAATAGAGGAAGCCCTTATATAG
- a CDS encoding GspE/PulE family protein, with translation MKIGDILVQKGLITQAELDKALKASQKSGDILGKTLVRLGLITEEKLLEILAEQLCLPYYPNLKDISISPDLIQRVPAKFVLHYKFMPLMIKGNQLTIAVSDPLAVWLIEDLKLHLGYDVERVLAPEEEIMNSIRLYYGIGAETVEEIMTQDTVTVEEKKASREEVEDLERTAQDASVIKLVNQILSEAVGARATDIHIEAYRDRIRVRQRIDGILYDMRVPEQIKYLHAAIVSRIKILSNLNVVERRLPQDGRAIIKVRDKQVDLRISIIPSLYGENVVIRILPVHLLFNLDDLGLFPEERKAIEALMEKPHGIILLTGPTGSGKTTTLYTCLTKLNTDEVKIITIEDPVEYELPGVTQIQVRPEIGLTFANALRSILRHDPDVMMVGEIRDLETAELAIRTALTGHLIFSTLHTNDSASGATRLMDIGIEPYLVASSVNAFISQRLVRVICPDCKEEMKNKETLPSFLKNVKVYHGKGCESCKFIGYKGRTAIYEILLVTEEIQDLILQRASSAQIAKKAKDLGFKTLRDSGIVKIKMGVTTPEEVLRATELED, from the coding sequence ATGAAGATAGGCGATATACTTGTTCAGAAAGGTTTAATAACGCAGGCCGAGCTTGATAAGGCGCTTAAGGCCAGCCAGAAGTCCGGGGATATATTAGGCAAGACCCTGGTGCGTCTTGGCCTGATAACCGAAGAGAAGCTGCTCGAAATATTAGCCGAACAGCTCTGCCTCCCGTATTATCCCAACCTTAAAGATATTTCCATATCCCCCGACCTGATTCAGCGGGTGCCGGCCAAATTTGTCCTTCACTATAAATTTATGCCGCTGATGATAAAGGGAAATCAGCTTACTATAGCGGTATCCGATCCTCTGGCGGTATGGCTGATAGAGGATCTAAAGCTTCATCTCGGGTATGATGTCGAAAGAGTTCTCGCGCCGGAAGAAGAGATTATGAATTCTATAAGACTGTACTACGGGATCGGCGCGGAGACGGTCGAAGAGATAATGACTCAGGACACGGTAACAGTTGAGGAAAAGAAGGCGTCCAGGGAAGAGGTGGAGGATCTTGAGAGGACCGCCCAGGACGCATCCGTCATAAAACTTGTTAATCAGATATTATCCGAAGCTGTCGGGGCGAGGGCAACCGACATACATATAGAAGCGTACCGCGACAGGATCCGCGTGAGGCAGCGTATAGACGGCATCCTGTATGATATGCGAGTGCCGGAACAGATAAAATATCTTCACGCGGCGATAGTTTCGCGCATAAAGATATTGTCAAACCTGAATGTGGTCGAGCGCCGCCTGCCGCAGGATGGCCGCGCGATAATAAAGGTCCGCGATAAACAGGTCGACTTGAGAATTTCGATAATACCGTCGCTTTACGGGGAAAATGTAGTAATAAGGATACTTCCGGTGCACCTATTGTTTAATTTAGACGATCTTGGCCTGTTCCCCGAAGAGAGAAAGGCTATAGAAGCGCTGATGGAGAAGCCGCACGGCATAATACTATTGACCGGCCCTACCGGCAGTGGAAAAACTACAACTCTTTATACATGCCTTACAAAATTAAATACCGACGAGGTTAAGATAATAACTATAGAGGATCCTGTAGAATACGAGCTTCCCGGCGTTACGCAGATACAGGTCAGGCCGGAGATAGGGCTGACATTCGCGAACGCTCTTCGCAGCATATTAAGGCATGACCCTGATGTAATGATGGTAGGAGAAATAAGAGACCTTGAAACGGCCGAACTTGCCATCAGGACAGCCCTTACGGGACATCTGATATTTTCCACTCTGCATACAAATGATTCCGCCAGCGGCGCGACAAGACTTATGGATATAGGTATAGAGCCGTACCTGGTAGCGTCGAGCGTGAACGCGTTTATATCGCAAAGGCTCGTCAGGGTGATATGCCCGGACTGCAAGGAAGAGATGAAGAATAAAGAAACGCTGCCTTCTTTCCTTAAAAATGTAAAAGTTTATCATGGCAAAGGGTGTGAGTCATGTAAATTTATAGGTTATAAAGGCCGTACCGCGATATATGAAATATTACTCGTTACCGAAGAGATTCAGGATCTTATACTACAGCGCGCGTCGTCCGCCCAGATAGCGAAAAAGGCGAAGGATCTGGGTTTTAAGACACTGCGCGATTCCGGCATAGTGAAGATAAAGATGGGTGTTACCACGCCGGAAGAGGTTTTGCGCGCCACGGAATTGGAAGATTAA
- a CDS encoding type II secretion system F family protein, giving the protein MPKFLYKAKHGLDETFEGEIEASNQDEALKRLMARGLFPVSITESAPKEKKQTKKFQLKLGGSRIGAGEILVFTRKLATLTRAKVELLPSLKILYEQTENEKFKSIILELYNGTKEGTHFSESLARYPEIFPSLYINIIRAGEASGHLDAGLDQISEFMSREESLKSKVLTALAYPALLLIVGLTSIFVLINFVIPKLKPIFENVGAKELPAITKIILNISVISNKIWWVVLLAIAATVIFIYYQKGAPYFKNITRKIKSHLPVIKNLSKNQELAHLSRSLGLLLKSGVPALRSLEIITPGIENDALKEEIRSVCRDVASGQSIAQSMGASTNLPSFFVKMIAVGEESGRLSEVLDELSRSYTQQIEADIAIISSLIEPVLILALGIILGTIVLSILLPTFQVTQIVH; this is encoded by the coding sequence ATGCCGAAATTTTTGTATAAAGCAAAACACGGCCTTGACGAGACGTTCGAAGGTGAGATAGAAGCGTCAAATCAGGACGAAGCCCTCAAGAGGCTCATGGCCAGGGGACTCTTCCCCGTAAGCATAACGGAATCCGCCCCTAAAGAAAAAAAGCAGACAAAAAAATTTCAATTAAAACTGGGCGGCAGTAGAATAGGCGCCGGCGAGATATTGGTCTTTACCAGAAAGCTCGCTACCCTTACAAGGGCAAAGGTAGAGTTGTTACCAAGCCTTAAGATCCTGTATGAACAGACCGAAAACGAAAAATTTAAATCCATAATACTGGAACTCTATAATGGCACAAAGGAAGGCACTCATTTTTCCGAAAGCCTTGCCCGCTATCCCGAAATTTTCCCGTCCCTGTATATAAATATAATCAGGGCCGGCGAGGCAAGCGGTCATCTTGATGCGGGCCTCGATCAGATAAGCGAATTTATGAGCCGCGAAGAGAGCTTGAAGTCAAAAGTGCTTACGGCCCTCGCGTATCCGGCGCTTCTGCTTATAGTGGGCCTTACCAGTATATTTGTGCTAATAAATTTTGTTATTCCCAAACTTAAACCTATATTTGAAAATGTCGGCGCGAAAGAACTTCCGGCGATAACAAAGATAATACTTAATATAAGCGTTATATCCAATAAGATATGGTGGGTGGTGCTTTTAGCGATCGCCGCCACAGTGATATTTATATATTATCAGAAGGGCGCGCCTTATTTTAAGAACATAACAAGAAAGATAAAGTCGCACCTTCCCGTTATAAAAAATCTAAGCAAGAATCAGGAGCTGGCGCATCTGTCGCGTTCTCTGGGACTTTTGTTGAAAAGCGGCGTGCCCGCGTTAAGGTCGTTGGAAATAATAACTCCCGGTATAGAGAATGATGCCTTAAAAGAAGAGATAAGATCGGTTTGCCGCGATGTCGCTTCGGGACAATCGATAGCGCAAAGCATGGGGGCCTCTACGAACTTGCCGTCGTTTTTTGTAAAGATGATAGCCGTAGGCGAGGAATCCGGCAGGCTTTCGGAAGTATTAGATGAATTGTCGAGGTCATATACACAGCAGATAGAAGCCGATATAGCCATAATCTCCTCTCTTATAGAGCCCGTTTTAATATTAGCCCTTGGAATTATTTTAGGCACTATAGTGCTTTCTATACTTTTGCCCACGTTCCAGGTAACCCAGATAGTGCATTAA
- the pilM gene encoding pilus assembly protein PilM: MRTPTALEIGDRYIKLVIARTAEREVPLDCFVKSSQGLKDEEITKIIKEMLSKAGRKINSVVVNLPRNLVTMRNLHLPSQDPDEISQMIDLHVGRIVPYKKEEIVFDHLSLRTDSLGYTAQMLAIVHKDVLKRYQRILDAAGIEMENVFLSSYGVWQWASNKFKSQISANDLYLLLDIDSAYTDFIIFDRENILFSRTLAFEVKDVIANSELNKFIGEIKQSLLIFHKNESINKKPSAIFISGISEGNIADAIKKEFDVSVSAIPNPISDSGKLKRLEIPPDLSLTAVANFAVEDKGKRLSFALPEMIVKKSLKEKTKDLTMLGITLFYIFTIIMAFIWAGQYNRQFYLKRLVQRNKLIELDIGNLVDQYKKIGFVKNFIYQRNIPLLLLNEIEKLVPSEIIINYISIEQGNSITLRGQGVKLSDVFKFVTTLENSKYFQDVATKYTRTKKVKDRELTDFEITFIVSLSKKQTAVG, translated from the coding sequence ATGAGAACCCCCACAGCGCTTGAGATAGGCGACAGATATATTAAACTTGTGATAGCCAGGACGGCCGAGCGGGAAGTCCCCCTGGACTGTTTTGTGAAATCGTCGCAGGGCCTCAAGGATGAAGAGATCACCAAGATTATCAAGGAGATGTTGAGCAAAGCGGGCCGTAAGATAAATTCGGTCGTTGTTAATCTGCCCAGAAACCTTGTTACCATGAGAAACCTGCACCTGCCTAGCCAGGACCCTGATGAGATCTCCCAGATGATAGACCTGCATGTGGGAAGGATAGTGCCCTATAAAAAGGAGGAGATAGTATTTGACCATCTGTCTCTCCGGACGGACTCTTTAGGCTATACCGCGCAGATGCTCGCGATAGTCCATAAGGATGTATTGAAGAGGTACCAGAGGATATTGGACGCGGCGGGTATAGAGATGGAGAACGTCTTTTTAAGTTCTTACGGTGTATGGCAGTGGGCTTCCAATAAGTTTAAATCCCAAATAAGCGCGAATGATCTGTACCTTCTTCTCGATATAGATTCCGCTTATACGGATTTTATAATTTTTGACAGGGAAAACATACTTTTTAGCCGAACGCTTGCGTTTGAAGTAAAGGATGTCATTGCCAACAGCGAATTGAACAAATTTATAGGCGAGATAAAGCAGTCTCTCTTGATATTCCATAAGAACGAATCCATAAATAAAAAACCCTCCGCTATATTTATTTCGGGCATCTCGGAAGGAAATATAGCAGACGCCATAAAGAAAGAATTCGATGTCTCGGTGAGCGCTATTCCGAATCCTATATCGGACTCAGGAAAGTTAAAAAGGCTTGAAATACCGCCGGATCTTTCGCTTACGGCTGTCGCGAATTTTGCCGTTGAGGATAAGGGTAAGCGGCTCTCCTTTGCCCTGCCTGAAATGATAGTTAAAAAGTCGCTTAAAGAGAAGACGAAAGACCTTACCATGCTGGGCATTACGTTATTCTATATATTTACGATAATAATGGCTTTTATCTGGGCAGGCCAGTATAACCGTCAGTTCTATCTTAAGCGGCTGGTCCAGCGGAATAAGCTTATAGAGCTTGATATAGGCAACCTCGTGGACCAGTACAAGAAGATAGGTTTTGTGAAAAATTTTATATACCAACGCAATATTCCCCTCTTACTGCTTAATGAAATAGAGAAGTTGGTGCCCTCGGAAATAATAATAAATTATATCTCTATAGAGCAGGGTAATTCCATTACGCTTAGAGGTCAGGGCGTTAAGCTTTCCGATGTATTTAAATTTGTGACCACGCTTGAAAACTCAAAATATTTTCAGGATGTAGCCACCAAATAT